In Betaproteobacteria bacterium, a single window of DNA contains:
- a CDS encoding CHASE3 domain-containing protein, with translation MKSIPIWCAVLAIAIGAVALAGWMLDVPGLKSPIADSATMKVNAAVAFLLAGASLWLLAPSQTSGARRLAGQVLAWVVVAVGLVTLSQEWTGVDLRIDQLLLRDPDEKQVLTSRPGRMAVSAATSFVLLGAALALLDWRPAWRFRVSDVLVFGVAVLSSITAAEYAFGGMVGSRFLDETRMAVHAIPAFLLLCVGVIAARPRQGALGLVRSRLQGSLERSLYAALGLSLLALFVTGGAGFFAAQESIVRANWVNHTQEVRRQLSLLVAEQYELESAADRYLLTGNRTFLQGFDAAREASERTMTALTALVRDNPVQSARVAEVRRLQQEHFQSVRQTLESLGQGVHAALSGEEPAERGPAGALRSTVAHMDTEEARLLDERFEQERDSILRLKITLAVSTLLAACVVVFSVVVIHRDLEVRRLREQDAREQNEVLERRVQERTARIEEDEVRLRTIVESLDQGVVVFSLGGSVLDFNPAAMALHGYTHPEEYRRQLPEFPDILELSSDDGRVLPLDQWPISRILRGEVLRDVELTLRHLPEPEERVFSYSGRIARDSKGKPLIAVITMRDITDRKRADARIRAQLERLSLLDRITRSTGERLDLRSIFQVVVGSLEDSMPAAIACVCLHDAGADTLTVTAIGHNGAALPIEPSLAEESAFGVDRNGLSRCMQGQLVYEPDVSAIDFPFPQRLARGGIRSVVMAPLRAESQVFGALVVGRTGQDAFSSIECEFIRQLSEHVALSAQQAQLYESLQRAYDDLRQTQAAAMQEERLRALGQMASGIAHDINNALSPVSLYTESLLASEKNLSDRARGYLETIQRAVEDVAQTVSRMREFYRRREQQVELVPVALNRMVRQVIDLTKARWSDMVQANGIVVDVCTDLTADLPAVMGVESDIREALTNLVFNGVDALPEGGTLTLRSRVGTDSFGQNRVMLEVTDTGVGMDETTRKRCLEPFFTTKGERGTGLGLAMVYGMVQRHGADIQIDSAPGAGTTVRILFDVASDGTTSSAGPGEAESPRGLRLLVIDDDPILIKSLRDALEVDGHIVETANGGEPGIAKFLASLAGSERFAAVITDLGMPKVDGRRVAAAIKHESPATPVIMLTGWGQRMAAEGDVPPHVDRVLAKPPKLRELREALSDLAVKAAGESA, from the coding sequence GTGAAGTCGATCCCCATCTGGTGTGCAGTGCTCGCGATCGCCATTGGCGCCGTCGCCCTTGCCGGCTGGATGCTTGATGTGCCCGGGTTGAAGTCGCCCATCGCCGATTCGGCGACGATGAAGGTGAACGCGGCGGTCGCGTTTCTGCTGGCGGGGGCGTCCTTGTGGCTGCTGGCCCCTTCGCAAACTTCCGGTGCACGGCGTCTCGCCGGTCAGGTGCTGGCCTGGGTGGTCGTCGCGGTGGGACTGGTGACGCTGAGTCAGGAATGGACCGGCGTGGACCTGCGCATCGATCAGCTGCTCCTCCGCGATCCGGACGAAAAGCAGGTTCTCACTTCGAGACCGGGGCGGATGGCAGTGAGTGCCGCCACTTCGTTCGTGCTTCTCGGCGCCGCTCTCGCGCTGCTCGACTGGCGGCCTGCGTGGCGTTTCCGGGTCTCCGATGTTCTCGTGTTCGGCGTTGCCGTACTCAGTTCGATCACCGCGGCCGAATACGCGTTCGGCGGCATGGTGGGCAGCCGGTTTCTCGACGAGACGCGCATGGCGGTCCACGCGATCCCGGCCTTTCTCCTGCTGTGCGTCGGTGTGATCGCAGCGCGGCCGCGGCAGGGTGCGCTGGGACTTGTCAGATCGCGGTTGCAGGGCTCGCTCGAGCGTTCGTTGTACGCCGCGCTGGGACTCAGTCTGCTTGCGCTTTTCGTGACGGGCGGTGCCGGCTTCTTTGCCGCCCAGGAATCCATCGTGCGCGCGAACTGGGTGAATCACACCCAGGAAGTCCGGCGGCAGTTGAGCCTGCTCGTTGCGGAACAGTACGAACTGGAAAGCGCCGCGGACCGTTATCTGCTGACGGGCAACCGGACGTTCCTGCAGGGCTTCGATGCCGCCCGGGAAGCGAGCGAACGCACGATGACGGCGCTCACCGCGCTGGTTCGCGACAATCCCGTGCAGAGCGCACGCGTGGCGGAGGTGCGCAGGCTCCAGCAGGAGCACTTCCAGTCCGTTCGGCAGACACTCGAATCGCTCGGGCAGGGGGTGCATGCGGCGTTGTCCGGCGAAGAACCGGCGGAGCGCGGTCCGGCGGGCGCTCTGCGATCGACCGTCGCCCACATGGATACCGAAGAGGCGCGCCTGCTGGACGAGCGATTCGAGCAGGAGAGGGACAGCATCCTGCGGCTCAAGATCACGCTCGCGGTCAGCACGCTGCTCGCGGCCTGCGTGGTCGTGTTCTCCGTCGTCGTGATCCACCGCGATCTCGAAGTGCGCCGCCTGCGGGAGCAGGACGCGCGGGAACAGAACGAGGTGCTCGAGCGGCGGGTGCAGGAGCGAACCGCCCGGATCGAGGAAGACGAAGTGCGCTTGCGCACGATCGTCGAGAGCCTCGATCAGGGAGTGGTGGTCTTCAGCCTGGGCGGCAGCGTGCTCGACTTCAATCCCGCCGCGATGGCGCTCCATGGGTACACGCATCCGGAGGAGTACCGGCGGCAGCTGCCGGAGTTCCCGGACATCCTCGAACTCTCCTCCGACGATGGCCGTGTGCTGCCGCTCGATCAGTGGCCCATCTCCCGCATCCTGCGCGGCGAGGTCCTCCGGGACGTGGAACTGACACTGCGGCATCTGCCGGAGCCGGAGGAGCGGGTCTTCAGCTACAGCGGCCGCATCGCCCGGGACAGCAAGGGCAAACCGCTCATCGCGGTCATCACCATGCGGGATATCACCGACCGCAAGCGCGCGGACGCGCGCATCCGCGCGCAGCTCGAACGGCTGAGTCTGCTGGACCGGATCACGCGATCCACCGGAGAACGGCTGGATCTGCGCAGCATCTTCCAGGTGGTGGTGGGCAGTCTGGAGGACAGCATGCCGGCCGCCATCGCTTGTGTCTGCTTGCATGACGCCGGCGCGGACACGCTGACGGTGACGGCCATCGGCCACAACGGCGCGGCGCTGCCCATCGAGCCCTCGCTCGCCGAGGAATCCGCCTTCGGTGTGGATCGGAACGGACTGTCGCGGTGCATGCAGGGCCAGCTGGTCTACGAACCGGATGTGTCGGCGATCGATTTTCCTTTTCCCCAGCGGTTGGCGCGGGGCGGCATCCGTTCGGTGGTGATGGCGCCCCTGCGTGCGGAGAGCCAGGTGTTCGGGGCGCTCGTCGTGGGGCGGACCGGCCAGGACGCCTTCTCGAGCATCGAGTGCGAGTTCATTCGCCAGTTGAGCGAACACGTGGCGCTGTCCGCCCAGCAGGCTCAACTCTACGAATCGCTGCAGCGGGCCTACGACGATCTGCGGCAGACCCAGGCGGCGGCCATGCAGGAAGAGCGGCTGCGCGCGTTGGGGCAGATGGCCAGCGGCATCGCTCACGATATCAACAATGCGCTCTCGCCTGTATCGCTCTACACGGAATCGCTGCTGGCCAGCGAGAAGAACCTGAGCGATCGCGCCCGCGGCTACCTGGAAACCATCCAGCGCGCAGTGGAGGACGTCGCCCAGACGGTGTCGCGCATGCGCGAGTTCTACCGTCGACGGGAGCAGCAGGTGGAACTGGTTCCGGTGGCACTCAACCGCATGGTCCGGCAGGTGATCGATCTCACCAAGGCCCGGTGGAGCGACATGGTCCAGGCGAACGGCATCGTCGTGGACGTGTGCACCGACCTCACCGCGGATCTGCCTGCCGTGATGGGTGTGGAGAGCGACATCCGGGAAGCGCTCACGAATCTCGTCTTCAACGGAGTGGATGCGCTCCCTGAAGGTGGCACGCTCACCCTGCGGTCGCGAGTGGGGACGGATTCGTTCGGCCAGAACCGGGTCATGCTGGAAGTGACCGACACCGGCGTCGGCATGGACGAAACCACGCGCAAGCGGTGTCTCGAACCGTTCTTCACCACCAAGGGCGAGCGTGGCACCGGGCTGGGGCTGGCGATGGTGTACGGCATGGTGCAGCGGCACGGCGCCGACATCCAGATCGATAGCGCCCCCGGGGCAGGCACCACCGTCCGCATTCTGTTCGACGTGGCGAGCGATGGCACGACTTCCTCTGCCGGGCCGGGAGAGGCGGAATCGCCCCGCGGCCTGCGCCTGCTGGTGATCGACGACGATCCGATCCTCATCAAGTCGCTTCGCGACGCCCTGGAGGTCGACGGTCACATCGTCGAGACGGCCAACGGGGGCGAGCCGGGCATCGCGAAGTTCCTCGCTTCCCTTGCCGGTTCCGAGCGATTCGCCGCCGTGATCACCGATCTGGGCATGCCCAAGGTGGATGGCCGCCGCGTGGCGGCCGCGATCAAGCACGAATCCCCGGCAACGCCGGTGATCATGCTCACCGGCTGGGGGCAGCGCATGGCGGCCGAAGGCGACGTGCCGCCGCACGTGGACCGCGTTCTCGCCAAGCCGCCGAAGCTGCGCGAGCTGCGTGAGGCGTTGTCCGATCTGGCCGTGAAAGCCGCGGGGGAATCCGCATGA
- a CDS encoding flavin reductase family protein, producing MTHFRPVALHHASRLVNHGPTVLVTSAAGGRRNVMAAAWSMPVEFTPPRIAVVIDKKTFTRELVAASGAFGLCIPGAALRDMTFTVGSTSGRDVDKFARFGIASQAGPELGMPVIEEGCSAWLECRLIPEPHAEEAYDTCFGEVLSAAADSRIFDAGRWSFRDDNRDLHTIHHLGAGNFVTAGNGIQARMLPGD from the coding sequence ATGACCCACTTCCGTCCTGTTGCGCTCCACCACGCCAGCCGTCTCGTCAATCATGGTCCCACGGTCCTGGTCACGAGTGCCGCCGGTGGCCGCCGCAACGTGATGGCCGCGGCGTGGTCGATGCCGGTGGAGTTCACGCCGCCGCGCATCGCCGTGGTGATCGACAAGAAGACCTTCACACGCGAACTCGTTGCCGCGAGCGGCGCCTTCGGACTCTGCATTCCCGGTGCGGCGCTGAGGGACATGACGTTCACCGTCGGCAGCACCAGCGGTCGCGACGTCGACAAGTTCGCCAGGTTCGGCATCGCTTCGCAAGCGGGGCCCGAACTGGGGATGCCGGTCATCGAGGAAGGCTGCTCCGCGTGGCTCGAATGCAGACTGATCCCGGAACCCCATGCCGAGGAGGCGTACGACACGTGCTTCGGCGAAGTGCTCTCGGCCGCCGCGGACTCCCGCATCTTCGACGCGGGCCGCTGGAGTTTCCGCGACGACAATCGGGACTTGCACACGATTCATCACCTCGGTGCCGGCAATTTCGTCACCGCAGGCAACGGCATCCAGGCGCGCATGCTGCCGGGAGACTGA
- a CDS encoding PEP-CTERM sorting domain-containing protein: MNTHRAFSLKQPASHPAAPVSGLSFLSRCKRSMAPGSAAMGLLLAAIAPQVHALVPACTPQIGITEQVVEASGGAILAQYVMQTGDLCGQQIVALAVDNDESLAAFANLSGWNAQVVTDDFWDAGIVLRRDDLGSGTSYQITTGPQGVGSFASFFGPVAQTANLYWLSAHYGGPVVDNSTGFTAVGTPVPLPEDAFQFQTRALASTAIAFTQEGGAIPVSAVPEPASTAMLALGLGLLAVAGRRIQSAV; this comes from the coding sequence ATGAACACGCATCGCGCTTTTTCCCTGAAGCAGCCTGCATCGCATCCAGCGGCACCCGTGTCGGGACTGTCCTTCTTGTCGAGGTGCAAACGCAGCATGGCACCAGGCTCCGCTGCGATGGGCCTCCTGCTGGCCGCGATCGCTCCCCAAGTCCACGCGCTGGTTCCCGCCTGCACGCCGCAGATCGGTATCACCGAGCAAGTCGTCGAGGCTTCCGGTGGCGCCATCCTCGCCCAGTACGTCATGCAGACCGGCGATCTGTGCGGACAGCAGATCGTGGCGCTCGCAGTCGACAATGACGAGAGCCTCGCGGCGTTTGCGAACCTGTCGGGCTGGAACGCCCAGGTGGTGACCGATGACTTCTGGGATGCCGGCATCGTCCTGCGCCGGGACGACTTGGGTAGCGGCACTTCGTATCAGATCACGACGGGACCCCAAGGGGTGGGCAGCTTCGCGTCCTTCTTCGGTCCGGTCGCCCAGACCGCCAATCTGTACTGGCTTTCGGCGCATTACGGCGGTCCCGTGGTCGACAACTCCACCGGATTCACGGCGGTCGGAACCCCGGTTCCCTTGCCGGAGGATGCCTTCCAGTTCCAGACCAGGGCGCTGGCGTCGACCGCCATCGCGTTCACCCAAGAGGGGGGCGCGATTCCCGTGTCCGCCGTGCCGGAGCCTGCCTCCACCGCAATGCTTGCCCTGGGCCTCGGGCTGCTTGCCGTGGCCGGCCGCCGGATACAGTCGGCGGTTTGA
- a CDS encoding sulfurtransferase, whose translation MTYPGPLVSTAWLDEHHKDPSLRIVDATVHLPDTGRDARAEYLAEHIPGALFFDFEVIADPDNPLRRKLPPRERFAQLVGALGIDNTTHVVAYDTPGLYSAARVWWLFRHYGYDNVSVLDGGLKSWKLENRPVEAGEVAAPPKAFAPGETRNLAAFWQDVQAVTQSGGAEQILDARTPGRFAGTEVDRYPGARPGHIPASVNLYWADLLDPQTRRMLPTDELRTRFAKAGITFDKPVTLTCGSGLTACILALGLHRLGHDRWRVYDGSWDEWGRRHDLPVETSA comes from the coding sequence ATGACCTACCCCGGCCCGCTCGTTTCCACGGCCTGGCTCGACGAGCACCACAAGGATCCGTCGTTGCGCATTGTCGACGCGACCGTGCATCTGCCCGACACCGGACGCGATGCCCGCGCCGAATACCTTGCCGAGCACATTCCCGGCGCACTGTTCTTCGACTTCGAAGTCATCGCCGACCCCGACAACCCGCTGCGCCGCAAGCTGCCGCCGCGCGAGCGCTTCGCCCAGCTGGTCGGTGCGCTGGGCATCGACAACACCACGCACGTGGTGGCCTACGACACGCCGGGGCTCTACAGCGCGGCACGCGTATGGTGGCTGTTCCGTCACTACGGCTACGACAACGTGTCCGTCCTCGACGGGGGATTGAAGTCGTGGAAGCTCGAGAACCGGCCGGTGGAAGCCGGTGAGGTCGCGGCGCCACCGAAGGCGTTCGCACCTGGAGAAACCCGCAATCTGGCCGCCTTCTGGCAGGACGTCCAGGCCGTCACGCAGAGCGGCGGCGCGGAGCAGATCCTCGATGCGCGCACGCCCGGAAGATTCGCCGGTACGGAAGTCGACCGGTACCCGGGGGCGCGTCCCGGACACATCCCGGCGAGCGTCAATCTCTACTGGGCGGATCTGCTCGACCCCCAGACGCGGCGAATGCTGCCCACCGACGAATTGCGCACGCGCTTCGCCAAGGCCGGCATCACCTTCGACAAGCCCGTGACGCTCACCTGCGGTTCGGGACTCACTGCCTGCATTCTCGCGCTGGGCCTGCACCGCCTCGGGCACGATCGCTGGCGTGTGTACGACGGTTCGTGGGACGAGTGGGGCAGGCGGCACGATCTGCCGGTGGAGACGTCGGCGTGA
- a CDS encoding SDR family oxidoreductase, with the protein MKFGLEGLRVLVTAGAAGIGLKVAQAFDAEGARVHVCDVDQKALDALVVSNPRITSSVCDVSDRASVARLFQDAITHLGGLDCLVNNAGIAGPTGPVHEISPEDWDRCIDVCLTSQFNCTWLAVEHLKRSENPSIVNLSSAAGKFGFPNRSPYSAAKWGVVGFTKTIAIELGAYGIRCNAILPGVVEGERIRRVIEAKAQIAGKSPTEVKDAWLAHASIKELIQPDQLADMILFLASPRARTFSGQAISIDGNLQALV; encoded by the coding sequence ATGAAATTCGGTCTGGAAGGGCTTCGCGTGCTGGTCACGGCGGGCGCGGCAGGAATCGGTCTCAAGGTCGCGCAGGCGTTCGATGCCGAAGGCGCGCGCGTCCACGTGTGCGACGTCGATCAGAAGGCGCTGGATGCGCTGGTCGTCTCCAACCCGCGCATCACCTCCAGCGTATGTGACGTCTCCGACCGTGCATCCGTCGCCAGGCTGTTCCAGGACGCCATCACCCATCTGGGGGGACTCGACTGCCTGGTGAACAACGCCGGCATCGCCGGACCCACCGGACCGGTGCACGAGATTTCCCCGGAAGACTGGGACCGCTGCATCGACGTGTGCCTGACCAGCCAGTTCAACTGCACTTGGCTTGCCGTGGAGCACCTCAAGCGCTCGGAGAACCCGTCCATCGTCAACCTGTCCTCTGCCGCGGGGAAGTTCGGTTTCCCCAACCGCTCGCCCTATTCAGCCGCGAAGTGGGGTGTGGTGGGTTTCACCAAGACCATTGCCATCGAGCTGGGCGCGTACGGCATCCGCTGCAACGCGATCCTGCCCGGTGTCGTGGAAGGCGAGCGCATCCGCCGCGTGATCGAAGCCAAGGCGCAGATCGCGGGCAAGTCGCCTACCGAAGTGAAGGATGCCTGGCTCGCCCATGCATCCATCAAGGAACTGATCCAGCCCGACCAGCTCGCGGACATGATCCTGTTCCTCGCGTCGCCGCGCGCCCGGACCTTCTCCGGCCAGGCGATCAGCATCGACGGCAACCTGCAGGCGCTCGTCTGA
- a CDS encoding metallophosphoesterase, producing the protein MKIHVLSDLHLEYADRHPSWTPPPTDADVVVLAGDIHNGTAGIDWAERVFAGKQVVYVAGNHEFYDGELAEVMAALRDRSANSANVWFLENDALVIGNVRFLGTTLWTDFELFGKERMQEAIEASLRHVVDFRAIRRGPDGRITPDDMLALHATALCFLAEQFAEPFEGPTVVVTHHGPHERSVHPRWAEDLTSAAFVSRLHSLVGTPALWIHGHTHDGFDYQANGTRVVANPMGYRKSGARLAGKVPEGVTVVFENGAFDPGRTVDV; encoded by the coding sequence GTGAAAATTCACGTCCTTTCGGACCTCCATCTCGAATACGCCGATCGCCATCCTTCGTGGACCCCGCCTCCCACGGACGCGGATGTGGTCGTGCTCGCGGGAGACATCCACAACGGCACGGCAGGCATCGACTGGGCCGAGCGCGTCTTCGCCGGAAAGCAGGTGGTCTACGTGGCCGGCAATCACGAGTTCTACGACGGCGAGCTGGCGGAGGTCATGGCGGCGCTGCGCGACCGCTCCGCGAACAGCGCGAACGTCTGGTTCCTCGAGAACGATGCTCTGGTGATCGGCAACGTCCGCTTCCTGGGAACCACGCTCTGGACGGACTTCGAGCTGTTCGGGAAGGAGCGCATGCAGGAAGCCATCGAGGCATCGCTGCGGCACGTGGTGGATTTCCGGGCGATCCGGCGCGGACCGGACGGCCGCATCACGCCCGACGACATGCTGGCCTTGCATGCGACGGCCCTCTGCTTTCTCGCGGAACAGTTCGCTGAGCCTTTCGAGGGTCCGACGGTCGTCGTGACCCATCACGGGCCCCACGAGCGGAGCGTTCATCCCCGTTGGGCGGAGGATCTCACCAGCGCGGCCTTCGTGTCGCGGCTGCACTCCCTGGTGGGCACGCCGGCACTGTGGATCCATGGCCATACGCACGACGGGTTCGACTACCAGGCGAACGGCACCCGCGTCGTCGCCAATCCGATGGGCTACCGCAAGTCGGGGGCCAGGCTGGCAGGCAAGGTGCCGGAGGGGGTGACGGTGGTGTTCGAGAACGGGGCGTTCGATCCGGGCAGGACGGTGGACGTCTGA
- a CDS encoding PEP-CTERM sorting domain-containing protein gives MKPATLFLPPLFLLAGALGATAAHADVNETFSIGPNGWVYVDLRTDTLGLSQYTAVVSPLEVTHSDGGNPGGYISASDPSSGSFYFQAPAAFLGNLTPYAGGTLSWDTIYTPTGSPWSDDPDIILSNGTTALFYDGNLDPAGAWTHVSVTLAPGAGWTVGSFGGPAATASDFAAVLPSVTLLRLRGEFYNGVAETTGVDNVALTSAVPEPKTWALVAVGILLLGRTVRTRLPSV, from the coding sequence ATGAAACCCGCCACGCTTTTCCTTCCCCCGTTGTTCCTGCTCGCCGGTGCGCTCGGCGCCACCGCGGCGCACGCGGATGTCAACGAAACCTTCTCCATCGGCCCCAACGGCTGGGTCTACGTGGACCTCCGCACCGATACCCTCGGGCTCTCGCAGTACACGGCGGTCGTGAGCCCGCTGGAGGTGACCCACAGCGATGGCGGCAATCCCGGCGGATACATCTCTGCCTCCGATCCTTCCAGCGGATCCTTCTACTTCCAGGCCCCCGCGGCCTTCCTCGGCAATCTCACGCCCTACGCGGGCGGCACCCTGAGCTGGGACACGATCTACACCCCGACGGGAAGCCCTTGGTCCGACGACCCCGACATCATTCTTTCGAACGGCACCACGGCGCTCTTCTACGACGGCAACCTCGACCCGGCAGGCGCCTGGACGCACGTGAGCGTGACGCTGGCTCCCGGTGCCGGATGGACGGTCGGTTCCTTCGGAGGGCCAGCTGCCACGGCCTCCGACTTCGCCGCCGTATTGCCGTCGGTCACCCTGCTCAGGCTTCGCGGGGAGTTTTACAACGGGGTCGCCGAAACGACCGGCGTGGACAACGTGGCGCTGACGTCGGCCGTGCCGGAGCCCAAGACCTGGGCCCTGGTGGCGGTGGGTATTCTGCTGTTGGGCCGCACCGTCAGGACGCGCCTGCCGTCCGTCTGA
- the moaA gene encoding GTP 3',8-cyclase MoaA has protein sequence MTNIPSTLLDTRARPLRDLRISVTDRCNFRCTYCMPKEIYGKDFQFLEREQLLSFGEIHRLVRIFRDHGVEKIRITGGEPLVRRKLERLIEMIAYHGDLDLTLTTNASLLKQKAQALKDAGLKRITVSLDSLDNATFMKMNDVDFPVEKVLEGIEEADRVGLNPIKVNMVVKRGVNDHSIVDMARFFKGSGHILRFIEFMDVGSTNGWKMENVVPSSELIARIGAEMPIEPIDPNYTGEVAERWRYRDGSGDIGFISSVTQAFCKDCSRARLSAEGQLFTCLFATKGTDLRSIIRSDGSDEEISAAIERVWRARADRYSEIRTSETAARPKVEMSYIGG, from the coding sequence ATGACAAACATCCCATCTACGTTGTTGGACACGCGCGCACGTCCCCTGCGGGACCTGCGCATCTCCGTTACGGACCGATGCAACTTCCGCTGCACCTATTGCATGCCGAAGGAGATCTACGGCAAGGACTTCCAGTTCCTCGAACGCGAGCAGCTGCTGTCCTTCGGCGAGATCCACCGGCTCGTGCGCATCTTCCGCGATCACGGCGTGGAGAAGATCCGCATCACCGGCGGCGAGCCGCTCGTGCGGCGCAAGCTGGAGCGGCTGATCGAGATGATCGCCTATCACGGCGACCTCGACCTCACGCTGACCACCAACGCCTCGCTGCTCAAGCAGAAGGCCCAGGCGCTGAAGGATGCCGGGTTGAAGCGCATCACGGTCAGCCTGGATTCGCTGGACAACGCGACGTTCATGAAGATGAACGACGTGGACTTCCCGGTGGAGAAGGTGCTGGAAGGCATCGAGGAAGCCGACCGCGTGGGCCTCAACCCGATCAAGGTCAACATGGTGGTCAAGCGCGGCGTGAACGACCACTCGATCGTGGACATGGCGCGCTTCTTCAAGGGCAGCGGCCACATCCTGAGATTCATCGAGTTCATGGACGTGGGATCCACCAACGGCTGGAAGATGGAAAACGTGGTGCCGTCCAGCGAGTTGATCGCGCGCATCGGCGCCGAAATGCCCATCGAGCCCATCGATCCCAACTACACCGGCGAGGTCGCCGAGCGCTGGCGCTATCGCGACGGCAGCGGCGACATCGGCTTCATCTCGTCCGTGACCCAGGCGTTCTGCAAGGACTGCTCGCGGGCGCGCCTCTCCGCGGAGGGCCAGCTCTTCACCTGCCTGTTTGCGACCAAGGGTACCGACCTGCGTTCGATCATCCGCAGCGACGGCTCGGATGAGGAGATCTCGGCCGCCATCGAACGGGTGTGGCGGGCTCGCGCGGACCGCTACTCGGAGATCCGCACCTCCGAAACGGCGGCCCGGCCCAAGGTGGAGATGTCCTACATCGGCGGCTGA
- a CDS encoding molybdopterin molybdotransferase MoeA, which translates to MTPRSLLDITRADDYDPNSMPVDQARRHIRHYLTPITTVERVAVRAALGRILADDIVSPIHVPAHDNSAMDGYAVRHADLKAEADVTLKIVGTSFAGRPYMGEVGPGQAVRIFTGAVVPPGCDTVIMQERAKAADGSVTLGAGARLGQNRRFAGEDIKTGSVVLRRGQPVRPAELGLIASLGIGEVSVYRRLRVAFFSTGDELVPIGGTPGPGQIFDSNRYTIFGMLTEMGFDVLDLGMVPDTPEAVEKAFTQAAACADVVITSGGVSVGDADYVKQMLDRLGQVLFWKIAMKPGRPLAFGRIGNAHFFGLPGNPVAVMVTFYQFVRDALLIVAGRTDVDPGPAFEARLTAPVKKAPGRTEFQRGILSRDATGQWTVKPTGDQGSGILSSMSQANCFIVLPTEQGNAEAGTNVTVQAFDGAL; encoded by the coding sequence ATGACTCCACGATCCCTGCTCGACATCACGCGCGCCGACGACTATGACCCGAATTCCATGCCGGTCGATCAAGCGCGCCGGCACATCCGCCACTACCTCACGCCGATCACGACCGTGGAGCGCGTCGCGGTCCGTGCCGCGCTCGGCAGGATCCTGGCGGACGACATCGTCTCGCCCATCCACGTCCCCGCGCACGACAATTCGGCCATGGACGGCTACGCGGTACGGCATGCGGATCTGAAGGCCGAAGCGGACGTCACGCTGAAGATCGTCGGGACATCGTTCGCCGGACGCCCGTACATGGGCGAAGTCGGCCCGGGCCAGGCTGTCCGGATCTTCACCGGCGCGGTGGTTCCGCCCGGCTGCGACACGGTGATCATGCAGGAACGCGCCAAGGCGGCGGACGGCTCGGTCACGCTGGGTGCGGGCGCCAGGCTCGGGCAGAACCGGCGCTTCGCCGGAGAGGACATCAAGACGGGCAGCGTGGTGCTGAGACGCGGTCAGCCGGTGCGCCCGGCGGAACTCGGATTGATCGCCTCGCTGGGAATCGGCGAGGTCTCGGTCTACCGGCGTCTGCGCGTGGCGTTCTTCTCCACCGGGGACGAACTGGTGCCCATCGGCGGCACGCCGGGTCCCGGCCAGATCTTCGATTCCAACCGCTACACGATCTTCGGCATGCTGACCGAAATGGGATTCGACGTGCTCGATCTGGGCATGGTCCCGGACACGCCGGAAGCAGTGGAGAAGGCGTTCACCCAAGCGGCCGCCTGCGCCGACGTGGTGATCACCAGCGGCGGTGTGTCCGTGGGCGATGCCGACTACGTGAAGCAGATGCTGGACCGGCTGGGACAGGTGCTGTTCTGGAAGATCGCCATGAAACCGGGACGTCCGCTCGCGTTCGGCCGGATCGGCAACGCGCACTTCTTCGGCCTCCCCGGCAATCCGGTGGCGGTGATGGTCACCTTCTACCAGTTCGTCCGCGATGCCTTGCTGATCGTCGCCGGCCGCACGGATGTGGACCCCGGGCCGGCGTTCGAGGCCAGGTTGACGGCCCCCGTGAAGAAGGCCCCGGGGCGGACGGAGTTCCAGCGGGGCATCCTGTCGCGCGACGCGACCGGTCAATGGACGGTGAAACCCACCGGCGACCAGGGCTCGGGAATCCTGTCGTCCATGAGCCAGGCCAACTGCTTCATCGTGCTGCCCACCGAACAGGGAAACGCGGAGGCCGGCACGAACGTGACCGTGCAGGCGTTCGACGGAGCACTCTGA
- a CDS encoding cytochrome c → MCSCDGRLVRRAIVAAMLTCGIATSASGDGPRLGRPLTPEEVAPLDIDVAPDGLGLPAGSATAVDGVDTYVQKCASCHGLRGQGAATGPALVGGLGSLGTKSPRQTVGSYWPYATIVFDYVRRAMPYDRPMSLTDDETYGVTAYILWLNGIVGRDQVMDANTLPAVRMPNREGFVDAWSARPRP, encoded by the coding sequence ATGTGTTCGTGTGACGGAAGGCTCGTGCGGCGGGCGATCGTCGCGGCGATGCTCACGTGCGGCATCGCCACATCCGCGTCCGGAGACGGGCCCCGGCTCGGGCGGCCGTTGACGCCCGAAGAAGTCGCGCCGCTGGACATCGATGTCGCTCCGGACGGTCTGGGCTTGCCCGCCGGCTCGGCGACGGCCGTCGACGGCGTCGATACCTACGTGCAGAAGTGTGCGTCCTGCCATGGTTTGCGGGGGCAGGGGGCCGCCACGGGTCCGGCACTCGTGGGTGGGCTCGGATCGCTGGGCACGAAATCTCCCAGGCAGACGGTCGGCAGCTACTGGCCCTACGCGACCATCGTGTTCGATTACGTGCGGCGAGCCATGCCCTATGACCGCCCGATGAGTCTCACCGACGATGAAACGTATGGTGTGACGGCCTACATCCTCTGGCTGAACGGCATTGTCGGCCGCGACCAGGTGATGGACGCCAACACGCTGCCCGCCGTGCGCATGCCCAATCGAGAAGGCTTCGTCGATGCGTGGAGCGCACGCCCGAGACCCTGA